A window from Chloroflexota bacterium encodes these proteins:
- a CDS encoding exonuclease: MVKLTFYGGVNEIGGNKILLEDGERRLFLDFGFPYKRHKQFYEEYLKPRGAAGLLDPLAMGLLPPLEGLYRDDLVTPGLWEQFRNAPSYRKLEQLDGMLLSHAHLDHSGHIAFLRDDIPVYSTVTTAFIAKAVQDSGKADFDQQVCYFDHKQPGRPSNWKQEALLTTDKKQQRQFCLADAELQALSEDAVKFWLKSPGQKPLISCPLACHSGCSLKLRCFPVDHSIPGACAWGIETSSGWIIYSGDLRLHGKRAELTRKFIEEAGKLRPRALILEGTNVTRKTNVAEREVYENGFKAIKGATGLVIADFPPRDVYRLLTFLQVARDTGRKLAILPRDAYLLKTMRLLEPEIPDIAQEDSIVIYQDTIASKSPNLWVQNLCKEYGSKMILAEDVRSAEDRFILCFSFFDINELPSLRPKPGSLYVFSSSEPHDEEQEIDFRRLHQWLEHFGLRGFGLPVEKNGDWEIPEEERGLHASGHACGPDLLEVARCIKPEVLIPVHSEHPDFYIEHLSGSGIEVTLPSASGTIEM; the protein is encoded by the coding sequence GTGGTAAAGCTGACATTCTACGGCGGCGTCAATGAAATCGGCGGCAACAAGATACTCCTCGAGGATGGAGAGCGACGGCTGTTCCTTGACTTCGGCTTTCCCTATAAAAGACACAAGCAGTTCTACGAGGAATACCTGAAGCCACGCGGCGCCGCCGGCTTGCTCGACCCCCTGGCGATGGGGTTGCTGCCTCCGCTGGAGGGGCTTTATCGGGATGACCTGGTTACGCCGGGGCTCTGGGAGCAGTTCCGGAATGCTCCTTCCTATCGTAAACTTGAGCAGTTGGATGGCATGCTGCTGTCCCATGCTCATCTCGACCACTCAGGTCATATCGCTTTTCTCAGGGATGACATCCCGGTCTATTCGACTGTAACTACTGCCTTTATTGCCAAGGCTGTTCAGGATTCAGGAAAGGCAGACTTCGACCAGCAGGTATGTTATTTCGACCATAAACAACCAGGTCGTCCCTCAAATTGGAAGCAGGAGGCGCTGCTCACCACTGATAAAAAGCAGCAGCGGCAGTTTTGCCTTGCCGATGCAGAGCTACAGGCCTTAAGCGAAGATGCCGTCAAGTTCTGGCTGAAATCTCCGGGACAAAAACCTCTTATCTCCTGTCCCCTGGCTTGCCACAGTGGCTGCAGCTTGAAGCTACGTTGTTTCCCCGTTGACCACTCCATACCCGGTGCCTGCGCCTGGGGCATTGAGACCAGCTCCGGCTGGATTATCTACAGCGGAGATTTGCGGCTGCACGGCAAGCGGGCTGAGCTTACCAGAAAATTCATTGAAGAGGCTGGCAAATTGCGTCCCAGGGCGCTTATCCTGGAAGGCACGAATGTGACCCGCAAGACGAATGTGGCTGAGCGCGAAGTGTATGAAAATGGGTTTAAGGCTATAAAAGGTGCTACCGGCTTAGTTATCGCTGACTTCCCTCCCCGGGATGTGTACCGCCTGCTCACCTTCTTGCAGGTTGCCAGGGATACAGGCAGGAAGCTGGCTATACTGCCCAGAGACGCTTATTTGTTAAAGACCATGCGTCTACTGGAGCCGGAGATTCCTGATATTGCTCAGGAGGATAGCATCGTCATATATCAGGACACCATTGCCAGCAAGAGCCCCAATCTTTGGGTGCAGAACTTGTGCAAAGAGTACGGCAGCAAGATGATTCTGGCTGAAGATGTACGTTCGGCAGAGGACAGGTTTATCCTCTGTTTCAGCTTCTTTGACATTAATGAGTTGCCCAGCCTTCGTCCTAAGCCGGGCAGCCTGTATGTTTTCAGCTCCAGCGAGCCTCATGACGAGGAGCAGGAGATTGACTTCCGTCGCCTGCATCAGTGGCTGGAGCATTTTGGGCTTAGAGGTTTTGGCCTGCCTGTAGAAAAGAATGGTGATTGGGAGATACCTGAGGAGGAGAGGGGTTTACATGCCTCCGGCCATGCCTGTGGTCCCGATTTACTCGAGGTGGCTCGATGCATAAAGCCCGAGGTTCTCATCCCCGTCCACAGTGAACACCCCGATTTCTACATAGAGCACCTGAGTGGAAGTGGAATTGAGGTCACCTTGCCGTCTGCGAGTGGCACAATAGAGATGTGA
- a CDS encoding Trm112 family protein, with protein MKKELMDILACPVCKSSLKLKATEEKEGEVVTGSLFCKQCNHSYPITESIPNLLPPNIEG; from the coding sequence ATGAAGAAAGAGTTGATGGACATACTGGCCTGTCCGGTGTGCAAAAGCTCGCTTAAACTCAAAGCAACTGAGGAGAAAGAGGGCGAGGTAGTTACCGGCTCACTCTTCTGTAAACAATGTAACCACAGCTACCCCATCACAGAAAGCATCCCCAACCTCTTGCCGCCAAACATAGAAGGCTAA
- the queD gene encoding 6-carboxytetrahydropterin synthase QueD, with amino-acid sequence MYQVSVEGHFDAAHYLRDYGGKCENLHGHRFKVVVSLKATKLDEIGLAYDFVELKRHLKEVLARFDHTCINDVPPFDKINASSENIAVTIYDQLKGRFSGGVSLSSVQVWESPQSCVTYSPE; translated from the coding sequence ATGTATCAAGTATCCGTTGAAGGACACTTTGATGCCGCCCATTATCTCAGGGACTATGGCGGCAAGTGTGAGAATCTGCATGGTCATCGCTTCAAGGTGGTGGTCAGTCTGAAGGCAACAAAGCTTGATGAGATCGGTTTGGCTTATGATTTCGTGGAGCTGAAGCGTCATCTGAAAGAGGTTCTTGCCCGGTTCGACCACACCTGCATCAACGATGTGCCGCCCTTCGATAAAATCAACGCCTCTTCGGAGAATATCGCTGTCACTATATATGACCAGCTTAAAGGTCGTTTCTCTGGTGGGGTGTCGCTGTCGAGCGTTCAGGTGTGGGAATCGCCGCAGAGCTGCGTAACTTATAGCCCTGAATAG
- the folK gene encoding 2-amino-4-hydroxy-6-hydroxymethyldihydropteridine diphosphokinase, translating into MATVYLGLGSNLGDRKQNLTQALELLSKHVVIEKVSPIYETEPVGYTEQPLFLNAVCRISTELNPRQLLRLAKKIETKLGRAPSLANAPRPIDIDILLYDNEVFSSKELTIPHPRLTERAFVLVPLAEIAPDLVHPGNKKTAKELLDDLGTVTGVRKWAGAEEIMIRRQDVSSIR; encoded by the coding sequence GTGGCAACAGTCTACCTTGGTCTTGGCTCCAATCTGGGAGACAGAAAGCAGAATCTGACTCAAGCCCTTGAGTTGCTGTCAAAACATGTGGTGATTGAAAAAGTCTCCCCTATTTACGAGACCGAGCCTGTAGGCTACACGGAGCAACCCCTTTTTCTTAATGCCGTGTGCCGTATCTCTACTGAGCTAAATCCCAGACAGCTTCTGCGTTTGGCCAAGAAAATTGAAACTAAGCTTGGCAGAGCACCTAGTCTTGCCAACGCGCCCAGGCCAATAGATATAGATATACTTCTCTATGACAATGAGGTTTTCAGCAGTAAAGAATTGACCATACCCCATCCTCGCCTAACTGAGCGAGCTTTTGTGCTGGTGCCGCTGGCTGAGATCGCTCCAGACCTGGTTCATCCTGGGAATAAAAAAACTGCCAAAGAGCTGCTTGATGATTTGGGAACTGTGACCGGTGTTCGAAAGTGGGCTGGAGCCGAGGAGATTATGATTAGGAGGCAAGATGTATCAAGTATCCGTTGA
- the folP gene encoding dihydropteroate synthase — protein sequence MSKASLLEWRKARGASSLGVTHCGKNTFYWGERTYVMGIINVSPDSFSGDGLDSVDAAVAQAQRFVAEGVDILDVGGESTRPNSAPISVDEELRRVIPVLERLVGKVKVPLSVDTYKFEVARRALDAGAEMVNDIWGLKQEPRLAELAAERAVPIILMSNQRDKPQRNIVSAVIADIKRAIDMALDAGVPWENIIIDPGVGFGKTLEQNLELVRRLDELKALGRPILLGTSRKSMIGLVLDLPPEQRLEGTAASIAIGIARGADIIRAHDVREMMRVCRMSDAIIRGKGS from the coding sequence ATGAGCAAAGCTTCATTGCTAGAGTGGCGAAAGGCGAGGGGAGCTTCTTCTTTGGGCGTCACCCATTGCGGAAAAAACACCTTCTACTGGGGAGAGCGAACCTATGTGATGGGGATTATCAACGTCTCACCCGATTCTTTTTCCGGCGATGGCTTGGATAGTGTCGATGCTGCGGTGGCTCAGGCGCAACGTTTTGTCGCCGAAGGTGTTGACATACTCGATGTTGGTGGCGAATCTACCCGCCCCAATTCGGCTCCGATATCAGTCGATGAGGAGTTGCGGCGGGTGATACCGGTGCTGGAGCGATTGGTCGGCAAAGTTAAGGTGCCTTTGAGTGTCGATACCTACAAGTTTGAGGTGGCTCGTCGGGCTCTGGATGCCGGGGCAGAGATGGTAAATGATATCTGGGGGTTGAAGCAAGAGCCACGATTGGCTGAGCTGGCGGCAGAGAGAGCCGTGCCTATAATCCTGATGAGTAATCAGCGGGATAAGCCTCAGCGCAATATTGTGTCGGCCGTTATTGCGGATATTAAGAGGGCCATAGATATGGCGTTAGATGCCGGGGTGCCCTGGGAGAATATCATCATTGACCCGGGCGTTGGCTTCGGTAAGACACTGGAACAGAACCTTGAGCTGGTACGGCGATTGGATGAACTTAAAGCTTTAGGCAGACCCATATTGCTTGGCACCTCGCGTAAATCGATGATTGGACTGGTGTTGGATTTGCCTCCGGAGCAGCGTCTGGAGGGCACAGCAGCCAGCATTGCCATCGGTATCGCCAGAGGTGCCGATATAATTCGGGCGCATGATGTCAGGGAGATGATGCGCGTTTGCCGCATGAGCGATGCCATCATTCGAGGCAAGGGGAGCTAG
- a CDS encoding acyl-CoA carboxylase subunit beta codes for MGIEQKITELNKLRQQAMASGGAQRIEAQHKRGKLTARERIQLLFDPGTFEELDPFALHRCTDFGLEEQKVLGDAVVTGYGKINGRTAFVFSQDFTVFGGSLSKVASEKICKAMDLSAKNGTPIIGLLDSGGARIQEGVDSLAAYGDIFMRNTIYSGVIPQISVVMGPCAGGAVYSPAITDFIFMVKNTGQMYITGPAVIKAVTGEEVTFEELGGAMTHATKSGNCHFVADNDQQCLEAIRRLLSFLPQNNMDEPPFMDTGDDPNRMDEELLNLVPDDPNRTYDMKKVILKIVDNGDFLEVHENFANNLIVGFARMGGHIVGIVAQQPSIYAGVIDVDAADKGARFVRFCDCFNIPLVTLVDVPGYMPGTEQEYRGIIRHGAKFLYAYAEATVPKISVITRKAYGGAFVVMSSKNLRGDINYAWPTAEIAVMGPDGAVNIIFKDTIDKSEKPEETRQKLIAEYRDKFANPYVAASKGYIDDVIDPRSTRPKIIKALEMLRNKTDTNPPKKHGNIPL; via the coding sequence ATGGGAATTGAACAAAAGATCACCGAGTTAAACAAATTAAGACAACAGGCCATGGCCAGTGGCGGAGCCCAGCGTATAGAAGCCCAGCATAAACGAGGCAAGCTTACCGCCAGAGAACGAATTCAGCTTCTCTTTGACCCAGGTACCTTTGAAGAACTCGACCCGTTCGCTCTTCACCGCTGCACTGACTTCGGACTCGAAGAACAGAAGGTTCTAGGCGATGCTGTAGTCACCGGATATGGCAAAATCAATGGACGAACTGCTTTTGTCTTTTCCCAGGATTTCACCGTTTTCGGTGGTTCGCTGTCAAAAGTGGCTTCAGAAAAAATTTGTAAAGCCATGGACCTATCAGCCAAAAACGGCACCCCTATCATCGGCTTGCTTGACTCAGGCGGTGCCCGTATACAGGAGGGAGTAGACAGCCTGGCAGCCTACGGTGACATCTTCATGCGCAATACCATTTATTCAGGCGTCATCCCTCAAATTTCAGTGGTTATGGGACCGTGTGCCGGAGGCGCCGTATACTCACCAGCCATAACCGACTTCATCTTCATGGTAAAGAACACAGGCCAAATGTACATCACCGGGCCAGCAGTCATCAAGGCAGTGACCGGCGAAGAGGTTACTTTCGAGGAACTAGGTGGCGCTATGACGCATGCCACTAAAAGCGGCAACTGTCACTTTGTCGCCGATAACGACCAGCAATGTCTTGAGGCAATACGCCGACTGCTAAGCTTTCTGCCACAAAACAATATGGATGAGCCACCTTTTATGGATACCGGCGATGACCCGAACCGGATGGATGAAGAACTTCTTAACCTCGTCCCTGATGACCCGAACAGAACCTATGATATGAAAAAAGTCATACTCAAAATCGTAGATAACGGCGATTTTCTGGAGGTACACGAGAATTTTGCCAACAACCTCATTGTTGGCTTTGCCAGGATGGGCGGGCACATCGTCGGGATAGTAGCCCAGCAACCATCAATATATGCCGGAGTAATCGATGTTGATGCTGCAGACAAAGGCGCCAGGTTCGTCCGTTTTTGTGATTGCTTCAATATCCCTCTGGTTACACTCGTCGACGTACCCGGATACATGCCAGGCACCGAACAGGAGTACAGGGGCATTATCAGGCATGGTGCCAAGTTCCTCTATGCCTATGCTGAAGCCACCGTACCCAAGATAAGTGTCATCACCCGCAAAGCTTACGGCGGGGCTTTTGTAGTCATGAGCAGCAAAAACCTGCGCGGCGACATCAACTATGCCTGGCCAACAGCCGAGATTGCTGTAATGGGGCCAGATGGTGCCGTAAACATCATCTTCAAAGATACCATAGATAAGTCAGAAAAACCGGAGGAGACAAGACAAAAACTGATTGCTGAGTACAGAGATAAATTCGCCAATCCCTATGTAGCTGCTAGCAAGGGCTACATTGACGATGTCATCGACCCCAGAAGCACACGGCCAAAAATAATTAAAGCCCTGGAAATGCTCCGCAACAAAACCGATACCAACCCACCGAAAAAACACGGCAATATACCGTTATAG
- a CDS encoding pyruvate carboxylase subunit B: MSPTKESGKNPVKITDLTLRDGHQSLFATRMRTADMEPIAPEMNKAGFWSMEVWGGATFDVMTRFLNEDPWERIRILKKLMPDTKLQMLLRGQNLVGYRNYADDVVTAFVHHAADCGIDVFRVFDAVNDERNFITAFKAIKDKKRHIQGSLCYSLTEPKLGGPVYNIDYFVKKALVIQEMGADSLCIKDMAGLISPDDAYELIKPLKQALNIPVNLHSHFTSGMAYMSYLRAIEAGVDFIDTCIAPFALRTAHPAVEPIVVALSGSPRDTQLKLAHLLKLGEYFESIAPKYRDFLDTTKISVIDTGVLWHQIPGGMFSNMVAQLREANALDRLQEVYAELPRTRKELGYPPLVTPTSQIVGVQAVQNVLFGRYKMISKEVKDYVYGLYGKPPAPIDKEIQKTVLKGYERGEKPITSRPADILEPELQKAKEATKDIAKDIGDVLVYALYPQTGMRFLKWKYGLETPPPETKPKTLEDVKREEQLIAKAKAGKLVEKVELKAPMKGPASRTFNVFVGDDYYKVQVEPTGGPATFAPPPAYAPPQPTTAPPPKPEAPPAPPKAEVAAGETPVPAPIPGTVIRYLVKEGDEVKAGMGIVILEAMKMENEIVAPATGKIKAINFKPGDKVSGGAVLAIIG; the protein is encoded by the coding sequence ATGAGTCCCACTAAGGAAAGCGGCAAGAATCCAGTAAAAATTACCGATCTTACCCTGCGTGACGGACATCAATCCCTCTTCGCCACCCGGATGCGAACCGCTGACATGGAGCCTATTGCCCCGGAGATGAACAAAGCAGGATTCTGGTCCATGGAAGTTTGGGGTGGTGCCACTTTTGATGTCATGACCCGGTTTCTGAATGAAGACCCCTGGGAAAGAATCCGTATCCTGAAAAAGCTGATGCCTGATACCAAATTACAAATGCTACTGCGCGGTCAGAACTTAGTTGGCTACCGCAATTATGCCGACGATGTAGTCACCGCATTTGTCCATCATGCCGCCGACTGCGGTATTGACGTCTTCCGCGTCTTCGATGCCGTCAATGACGAGCGAAATTTCATAACTGCCTTTAAAGCCATCAAGGATAAAAAGAGGCATATCCAAGGTTCCCTATGCTACTCATTAACAGAACCTAAGTTGGGTGGCCCAGTATACAATATCGATTATTTTGTGAAGAAAGCTCTTGTCATTCAGGAAATGGGAGCAGATAGTCTGTGTATTAAGGACATGGCTGGACTTATCTCCCCGGATGACGCTTACGAGCTAATCAAACCTCTAAAACAAGCCCTGAATATACCCGTCAACTTGCACAGCCACTTCACCAGTGGCATGGCCTATATGAGCTACTTAAGAGCCATCGAGGCTGGCGTTGATTTCATCGATACCTGCATCGCCCCATTCGCCTTGCGCACCGCTCATCCAGCAGTAGAACCAATTGTAGTCGCCCTTAGCGGCAGCCCTAGGGATACGCAGCTTAAATTGGCGCACCTACTTAAATTGGGCGAATACTTCGAGTCCATTGCCCCTAAATACAGGGACTTTTTAGACACAACGAAGATATCGGTGATTGACACCGGCGTGCTATGGCATCAAATCCCCGGGGGTATGTTCAGCAACATGGTTGCCCAACTGAGAGAAGCCAATGCCCTCGACCGTCTGCAAGAGGTCTATGCCGAACTTCCCCGAACTCGAAAGGAGCTTGGCTACCCGCCACTAGTCACCCCAACCAGCCAGATAGTCGGCGTTCAGGCAGTCCAGAACGTCCTCTTTGGCAGATACAAGATGATATCTAAAGAAGTCAAAGACTACGTCTATGGCTTGTACGGCAAGCCACCAGCCCCGATTGACAAGGAGATACAGAAAACAGTCCTCAAAGGCTATGAAAGAGGAGAGAAACCTATTACCTCTCGGCCGGCCGATATCCTTGAGCCGGAACTGCAAAAAGCCAAAGAGGCGACAAAAGACATCGCTAAAGACATCGGTGATGTGCTTGTCTATGCACTTTATCCTCAGACAGGCATGCGCTTCCTAAAGTGGAAATATGGCCTTGAGACACCACCTCCGGAAACCAAGCCAAAGACCTTAGAAGATGTCAAAAGAGAAGAACAGCTTATTGCCAAAGCTAAAGCTGGTAAACTGGTGGAAAAAGTCGAGCTTAAAGCACCGATGAAAGGGCCGGCCTCCAGAACATTTAATGTCTTTGTTGGTGACGACTACTACAAGGTCCAGGTTGAGCCTACAGGTGGCCCGGCCACATTTGCTCCACCTCCAGCATATGCCCCACCACAACCTACAACAGCACCACCACCTAAACCAGAAGCGCCTCCAGCACCTCCCAAGGCAGAAGTTGCTGCCGGGGAGACACCAGTGCCTGCTCCGATACCAGGCACGGTCATCCGTTATCTCGTAAAAGAGGGTGATGAGGTCAAAGCAGGCATGGGCATAGTTATCCTAGAAGCCATGAAGATGGAAAACGAAATAGTTGCTCCAGCCACTGGTAAGATAAAAGCCATAAATTTCAAGCCCGGTGATAAAGTAAGCGGGGGCGCTGTACTCGCCATAATCGGTTAG
- a CDS encoding 3-isopropylmalate dehydratase large subunit has protein sequence MGKTLSEKILSEKSGSDARAGDIVIAQVDLAFVQDTTGPLTIRQFKEIKHGRIANPQQTAIFLDHAIPSPNRQLSNDHKFLRRFAEDTGCLIFEGGSGICHQLVAEMFANPGDIIVGADSHTVTAGGLGAFATGMGSSDIAVVFALGKTWFRVPETFKISISGRFRKWVGAKDLVLHLISVLGADGATYKALEFNGNTVANMTISQRLTVANMAVEAGAKVGIFPSDNVTLRYLAAQRRGNKYRPLRPDDDANYERAIIIDASEIEPMVAMPHTVDNVAPVNMLAGTKIDQVFIGTCTNGRLEDLAIAATILKKKKCHPSVRLIIAPASQQVLTKAMRIGYIQVLAAAGAMILPPGCAACLGLHQGVLGDNEACLSTANRNFKGRMGNPEASIYLASPATAAASALTGEITDPRKVS, from the coding sequence ATGGGGAAAACCCTCAGTGAGAAAATACTAAGTGAAAAATCAGGGTCTGATGCCAGAGCAGGCGATATAGTCATTGCCCAGGTGGATTTAGCCTTTGTGCAAGACACCACCGGCCCCTTAACTATCCGGCAGTTCAAAGAAATCAAACACGGCCGCATAGCCAACCCGCAGCAAACCGCCATCTTTCTTGACCACGCCATACCAAGCCCTAACCGGCAACTGTCTAATGACCATAAATTCCTACGCCGCTTCGCTGAGGATACCGGCTGTCTGATTTTCGAAGGCGGCAGTGGCATATGCCATCAGCTAGTAGCCGAAATGTTTGCCAACCCGGGTGATATTATCGTCGGTGCTGACTCACATACTGTGACTGCTGGCGGTCTAGGGGCCTTTGCCACTGGAATGGGGTCCAGTGACATTGCCGTTGTTTTCGCCCTGGGCAAGACATGGTTTCGAGTACCAGAGACCTTCAAAATTAGCATCAGCGGCAGATTTCGAAAATGGGTTGGTGCCAAAGACCTTGTCCTCCACCTTATCAGCGTACTAGGAGCTGACGGTGCCACCTACAAAGCATTAGAATTCAACGGTAACACGGTAGCTAACATGACCATCTCACAACGCTTGACTGTAGCCAATATGGCAGTGGAAGCTGGTGCCAAGGTCGGCATTTTCCCCAGCGATAATGTCACCCTAAGATACTTGGCGGCTCAAAGGAGAGGCAATAAATACAGGCCTCTTCGACCGGATGATGATGCCAATTATGAACGTGCTATCATCATCGATGCCTCCGAAATTGAACCTATGGTAGCCATGCCTCACACTGTAGATAATGTCGCTCCAGTAAATATGCTCGCCGGTACTAAAATCGACCAGGTATTCATCGGCACCTGCACCAACGGTCGACTTGAAGATTTAGCCATAGCTGCTACCATTCTCAAAAAGAAGAAATGCCACCCAAGCGTCAGGCTAATAATAGCTCCGGCATCACAGCAAGTCCTGACCAAAGCCATGAGGATTGGCTACATCCAGGTGCTAGCTGCGGCTGGGGCTATGATACTCCCACCAGGATGCGCTGCCTGTCTCGGCCTCCACCAAGGCGTTCTCGGAGATAATGAAGCCTGCCTATCAACAGCTAATCGTAATTTCAAAGGTCGTATGGGCAACCCAGAGGCCTCAATATATCTGGCTAGTCCAGCTACAGCTGCCGCTTCAGCATTGACCGGCGAAATTACAGACCCGAGAAAGGTGTCATGA
- a CDS encoding 3-isopropylmalate dehydratase small subunit, with product MLKGRAFKFGDNISTDHIIPGKYAHLRSDLPELAKHVMEDADPTFANKVKPGDFIIAGKNFGLGSSREHAALVIKIAGVSAILVKSVARIFFRNAINQGLPVLICDTNKIDAGDEIEVNLATGVVTDLTNRGQLTFGKIPKVMLDILDEGGLVPYITKHGNFEL from the coding sequence ATTCTTAAAGGCAGGGCTTTTAAGTTCGGTGACAACATTTCTACCGACCATATCATACCGGGTAAATACGCACACTTGAGAAGCGATTTGCCAGAGTTAGCCAAACACGTTATGGAAGATGCTGATCCAACTTTCGCTAACAAAGTGAAACCAGGTGACTTCATCATTGCCGGCAAGAACTTTGGGCTTGGTTCCAGCCGGGAACATGCTGCACTAGTTATTAAAATTGCCGGGGTGAGCGCTATCCTGGTAAAATCAGTCGCCCGCATCTTTTTCAGAAATGCCATAAATCAGGGATTACCAGTCCTGATTTGTGATACCAACAAAATTGACGCTGGTGATGAAATAGAGGTAAATTTAGCCACGGGTGTAGTTACCGACTTGACCAACCGTGGCCAGCTTACCTTTGGCAAAATTCCAAAGGTGATGCTGGACATACTTGACGAAGGCGGGCTCGTCCCCTACATAACCAAACATGGCAACTTTGAACTCTGA
- a CDS encoding isocitrate/isopropylmalate dehydrogenase family protein codes for MPHKVTLIPGDGIGPEITEATKRVLEATGVKFEWDIGTVGQGAQDKFGTPLPDYVLESIRKNKVALKGPVTTPIGIGFRSVNVALRQSLDLYACLRPCKTYPGAPTPFENVDIVIVRENTEDLYSGIEFAKGTNGGDRLAKLIFETTQTKVKEDSGFSIKVISETASRRIVKFAFEYALANKRKKISAAHKANILKFSDGLFLATAREVAKEYPTIEFEDVVIDALCMRLARNPQQYDVIVLPNLYGDIVSDLCAGLVGGLGVAPGANTGDNIAVFEPTHGSAPRYTGQNKVNPMAMMLSAVMMLRHLNEIKTADRLEKAIADVISEGKKVTYDLKPDRNQPAATTSEVADAVIEKLKKQGG; via the coding sequence ATGCCTCACAAAGTGACCCTTATCCCCGGCGATGGAATTGGCCCTGAGATTACTGAAGCGACTAAAAGGGTATTGGAAGCCACCGGTGTTAAATTTGAGTGGGATATTGGAACAGTCGGCCAGGGAGCTCAGGATAAATTTGGCACACCTTTGCCTGATTATGTTCTCGAATCCATCAGGAAGAATAAGGTAGCTCTAAAAGGCCCGGTAACCACGCCGATAGGCATCGGCTTTAGGAGCGTCAATGTAGCTTTAAGGCAAAGTTTAGACCTCTACGCTTGCCTCCGCCCGTGTAAGACCTACCCCGGCGCGCCCACGCCCTTTGAAAACGTAGATATCGTAATCGTTCGCGAGAATACAGAGGACCTTTACAGCGGTATTGAATTTGCCAAAGGGACTAATGGGGGCGATAGACTGGCAAAACTCATTTTCGAGACCACACAGACAAAAGTGAAGGAAGATTCCGGCTTCAGCATAAAGGTGATTTCTGAAACAGCTTCCAGGCGCATCGTCAAGTTCGCTTTTGAATATGCCCTTGCTAATAAGAGAAAAAAAATCAGCGCTGCCCATAAAGCTAATATCTTAAAGTTCTCCGATGGCCTATTTCTGGCTACCGCCCGTGAAGTGGCTAAGGAATATCCAACCATAGAGTTCGAAGATGTAGTTATTGACGCACTGTGCATGCGGCTTGCCAGAAATCCTCAGCAATACGATGTCATCGTCTTACCTAACCTCTATGGAGATATCGTCTCCGACCTTTGTGCTGGATTGGTCGGCGGGCTAGGTGTTGCACCCGGGGCTAACACGGGTGATAATATAGCAGTTTTCGAACCTACTCATGGTAGCGCACCAAGATACACTGGTCAGAATAAAGTTAATCCCATGGCTATGATGCTCTCAGCAGTGATGATGCTCCGCCACCTCAACGAAATTAAAACGGCAGATAGACTAGAAAAAGCTATAGCTGACGTAATATCTGAAGGCAAAAAGGTCACCTACGACTTAAAGCCAGACCGCAATCAACCTGCAGCAACTACCTCAGAGGTGGCTGATGCAGTGATTGAAAAACTCAAAAAACAAGGAGGGTAA